In one window of Henckelia pumila isolate YLH828 chromosome 1, ASM3356847v2, whole genome shotgun sequence DNA:
- the LOC140868968 gene encoding uncharacterized protein, whose product MQEKPSYEQQRGITIYLTPLPMYEIETIQGRLSFSDNDLENNRDTHNDALVISATISNFWVKKILVDFESSADIIFHDAFVKLGISNAQLTSVNTPLIEFFGEVVEALGEVTLPLSLGSYPKLSTKFVKFLVVKSSSAYNVILGQSSLNSFQAIGSTYHMKIKFSTMGGVGEAIVDNRLARECHAVTLRSSSGNRKSQVSSEERAPKLEKHLRENEIHLVDEGAESKEIITAIKNLKHIEIIPNDPKKTLKIGTELPLELEEKLKIFLVHNLDVFSWGDEPFPGIPHEHALHYLHVDPRIRLAKQNKRAFGPEKNQHLAAEVEKLLVEKYIRPVSYQDWLANVVLVPKPGGKWSLCRDFTDLNKACPKDPFPLP is encoded by the coding sequence ATGCAAGAAAAACCCTCCTACGAGCAGCAAAGGGGGATAACAATTTATCTAACCCCACTGCCAATGTATGAAATTGAAACTATCCAAGGTAGATTATCATTCAGCGACAACGATCTGGAAAACAATCGGGATACCCATAATGACGCCTTAGTCATCTCTGCCACAATCTCCAATTTTTGGGTAAAGAAAATTCTAGTGGACTTCGAAAGTTCAGCCGATATAATTTTTCATGATGCATTTGTCAAGCTAGGTATTAGCAATGCACAGTTAACGTCGGTCAACACTCCACTAATCGAGTTTTTTGGAGAAGTAGTTGAAGCTTTAGGAGAAGTAACACTTCCCCTTTCCTTGGGTTCTTACCCCAAACTCTCTACTAAGTTCGTGAAATTCCTCGTAGTAAAGTCTTCATCTGCATACAATGTGATCTTGGGACAATCGAGTCTCAATAGTTTCCAAGCCATCGGATCGACCTATCATATGAAGATAAAGTTTTCGACTATGGGAGGAGTAGGAGAAGCCATTGTAGACAATCGCCTAGCCAGAGAATGTCATGCAGTGACTCTACGGAGTTCATCAGGAAATCGAAAAAGTCAAGTTTCTAGTGAGGAAAGAGCACCAAAACTTGAAAAACATTTGCGTGAAAACGAGATACATTTGGTGGATGAAGGAGCTGAAAGCAAAGAAATAATAACAGCAATAAAAAATCTAAAACACATAGAAATCATTCCTAATGATCCCAAGAAGACCCTGAAAATAGGGACAGAGTTGCCTCTTGAATTGGAAGAGAAGCTGAAAATTTTCCTCGTTCACAACTTGGACGTCTTTTCCTGGGGCGATGAGCCTTTTCCTGGAATACCTCATGAACATGCTCTTCATTACCTCCATGTTGATCCAAGAATAAGATTGGCAAAGCAAAATAAAAGAGCATTTGGCCCTGAGAAAAATCAACATTTAGCCGCTGAAGTGGAAAAACTATTAGTGGAAAAATACATCAGGCCAGTTTCATACCAAGATTGGCTCGCGAATGTTGTCTTAGTACCCAAACCCGGAGGAAAGTGGAGTTTGTGTAGAGATTTCACTGATCTCAATAAGGCATGCCCCAAGGATCCATTTCCACTTCCATGA